A genomic region of Papaver somniferum cultivar HN1 chromosome 7, ASM357369v1, whole genome shotgun sequence contains the following coding sequences:
- the LOC113299901 gene encoding pectinesterase 31-like — translation MARVIKVSQDGSGDYKTVQEAVDCIPLRNAARIIIQISPGIYKQPIYIPKTKNFITFSSSHPEDTILTCDNTATKINHHQGSRLIGTGTFGCGSVIVEGEDFIAENVTFENNAPQGSGQAVALRVTAERCAFYNCRFLGWQDTLYLHYGKHYLKDCYIEGSVDFIFGNSTALLEHCHIHCKAQGFITAQGRKSADEPTGYVFLRCTITGNGGNSYAYLGRPWGPFGRVVFAYTYIDACIKNEGWHNWGKCENERSACFYEYRCFGTGCCPSKRVNWARELMKEEAQQFLMHQFVDPSWEKPWMAQKMGLKIPYSA, via the exons atggcaAGAGTGATCAAAGTATCACAAGATGGGAGTGGAGATTACAAAACAGTACAAGAAGCAGTAGATTGTATTCCATTAAGAAATGCAGCTAGAATCATCATCCAGATATCACCTGGTATTTACAAACAACCAATTTACataccaaaaaccaaaaatttcatcACTTTTTCATCCTCCCACCCTGAAGATACAATTCTTACTTGTGACAACACTGCTACCAAAATTAACCATCATCAG ggttcaagGTTGATTGGAACTGGAACGTTTGGGTGTGGTAGTGTAATTGttgaaggtgaagatttcattgcTGAGAATGTTACCTTTGAGAATAATGCTCCTCAG GGTTCAGGACAAGCTGTAGCTCTTAGAGTGACTGCTGAACGGTGTGCTTTCTACAATTGTAGATTTCTGGGATGGCAG GATACCTTGTATTTACATTATGGAAAACACTACTTGAAAGATTGCTACATTGAAGGAAGTGTGGACTTCATCTTTGGCAACAGCACTGCTCTTTTAGAACATTGCCATATTCACTGCAAGGCGCAAGGATTTATTACAGCACAGGGTAGGAAATCTGCTGACGAACCCACAGGTTACGTGTTCCTCAG ATGTACAATTACTGGGAATGGAGGAAATTCATATGCATATCTTGGGCGACCATGGGGACCTTTTGGAAGGGTGGTCTTCGCATACACGTATATTGATGCATGTATCAAGAATGAAGGCTGGCATAACTGGGGAAAATGTGAAAACGAAAGAAGCGCTTGTTTCTACGAGTACAG GTGTTTCGGGACTGGTTGTTGCCCCTCTAAGCGGGTGAATTGGGCTCGTGAATTGATGAAAGAAGAGGCGCAACAGTTCCTGATGCATCAATTTGTTGATCCCAGTTGGGAAAAGCCATGGATGGCCCAAAAGATGGGACTGAAGATACCCTATTCTGCATGA
- the LOC113293519 gene encoding pentatricopeptide repeat-containing protein At5g66520-like, giving the protein MKSKKSLPNSRQLQQHLFSLLQKCETTGRLTQIHTQIITNGFSQKNYIIAKLLSFCIDYGELSYAHKTFQLIENPSLSIWNQMIRGYASSESSSKESIKLFKQMERTGMVHAADEFTYSFLLTACSKSSLREGEQVHARILLKGLCSNVILQTKLVNMYAVAGGDIGNAMACEMFSKMTQRSVVTCNLMLSLHFRSGRVDEAWKLFEEIPEKNVVSWTTMISGYARNGRCELALMWFGEMQRAGIELDQVAMVEAVSACAELGDLKLGRQIHSYIEKGSDGINLQQSVSLTNAIIHMYANCGAIEEAYSAFKGMLHRSLISWNTMIVGFAKQGCRVEALGVFRWMLTAGVRPDEVTFLGVLCACSHTGMVKEGRHYFDYMVLSFEIQPNIKHYGCMVDLFSRAGLLDEAQQLIQTIPMKPNDVIWGALLGGCRVYKNIEIAKYAGDHIVELKPNRAAGYLVLLANVYASAKKWDHVERIKQRMVEMQVNKPSGRSWIQIDGVVHDFIAGDLTHENAPAIYNMASQIARQSV; this is encoded by the coding sequence ATGAAATCGAAGAAATCTTTACCCAACTCTAGACAACTGCAGCAGCACCTGTTCTCGTTATTGCAGAAATGCGAAACCACTGGACGGCTTACTCAGATACATACACAGATCATAACAAATGGTTTCTCCCAGAAGAATTACATTATTGCGAAGTTATTATCTTTCTGTATTGATTACGGTGAACTTTCATATGCGCACAAAACTTTTCAGCTCATTGAAAATCCTAGTTTAAGTATATGGAATCAGATGATCAGAGGGTACGCTTCAAGCGAGTCATCGTCTAAAGAATCCATCAAGTTATTCAAACAAATGGAAAGAACGGGAATGGTACATGCTGCTGATGAGTTTACTTATTCATTCCTTCTTACCGCTTGTTCGAAATCATCGTTGAGGGAAGGAGAACAAGTTCATGCGAGGATTTTGTTGAAAGGGTTGTGTTCCAATGTGATTTTGCAGACAAAACTAGTCAACATGTATGCCGTGGCTGGAGGTGATATTGGTAATGCAATGGCTTGCGAAATGTTCAGTAAAATGACTCAAAGAAGTGTTGTGACGTGTAATTTGATGCTTTCGTTGCATTTTAGGTCTGGCAGAGTAGACGAAGCATGGAAACTGTTCGAAGAAATCCCGGAGAAGAATGTCGTTTCATGGACGACCATGATTTCTGGTTACGCGCGTAACGGGAGATGTGAGCTAGCGTTGATGTGGTTTGGTGAAATGCAAAGAGCAGGTATTGAACTGGATCAGGTCGCGATGGTGGAAGCCGTATCGGCTTGTGCCGAATTGGGAGACTTGAAATTAGGAAGACAGATTCATTCTTACATTGAGAAGGGTTCAGATGGTATAAACCTGCAGCAATCTGTTTCTTTGACTAATGCGATAATTCACATGTACGCAAATTGTGGAGCCATTGAAGAAGCTTATAGTGCATTCAAGGGTATGCTGCATAGAAGTTTGATTTCCTGGAATACTATGATCGTAGGCTTTGCGAAACAAGGTTGCAGAGTGGAAGCACTAGGCGTATTCAGATGGATGCTAACTGCAGGAGTGAGACCAGACGAAGTAACATTTCTTGGTGTACTTTGTGCTTGTAGCCATACAGGAATGGTCAAAGAAGGCCGTCATTATTTCgattacatggttctatctttcGAAATTCAACCTAACATCAAACATTATGGGTGTATGGTCGATCTATTTAGCCGTGCTGGGTTACTGGATGAAGCACAACAACTCATCCAGACCATTCCGATGAAACCAAACGATGTTATATGGGGTGCTCTACTCGGTGGTTGCAGGGTCTACAAGAATATAGAGATTGCAAAGTATGCAGGAGACCACATAGTTGAACTTAAACCAAATCGAGCCGCCGGATATCTAGTTCTACTAGCCAATGTGTATGCATCAGCCAAGAAATGGGATCACGTCGAGAGGATTAAACAAAGGATGGTTGAGATGCAGGTGAATAAACCATCTGGGCGAAGTTGGATCCAAATAGATGGAGTTGTACATGATTTTATTGCAGGAGACTTGACACACGAAAATGCTCCTGCCATCTACAATATGGCGAGTCAGATTGCTCGTCAGTCAGTCTAA